In Deinococcus puniceus, one genomic interval encodes:
- the asnS gene encoding asparagine--tRNA ligase, with product MASEFSATTTIRDLKQHIGQTVTLGAWLTDKSGKGKIQFLKLRDGTGFVQGTVFKGDVTEEVFEAAKRLTQEQAAWITGEVRADERAPGGVELSVREVMPIGENHGEYPITPKEHGIEFLMDNRHLWLRHRRPWAVLRVRDCVQRAITTFFHGEGFVRFDAPFFTPNAAEDTTELFEIDLFGEDKAYLSQTGQLHAEAGAMAFGKVYTFGPTFRAEKSKTRRHLLEFWMIEPEVAPSNHEQNMALQERMISFIVRQVLAECAAELELLGRDVSRLQGAAEGNYPRVTYTEALEIIRTRIEAGDLPDNVQADVQPVEWGDDLGAPHETIVGSAFDRPVMIEKYPATIKAFYMQPDPEDPRLALCDDMIAPDGYGEIIGGSQRIHDYDLLKSRIEAQGLPLEAFEWYLDLRRVGSVPHAGYGMGLERVIAWITGIDHIREAIPFPRMLTRMRP from the coding sequence ATGGCATCAGAGTTTTCTGCAACCACCACTATTCGTGACCTGAAACAACATATCGGCCAGACCGTGACGCTGGGCGCGTGGCTGACCGACAAGAGCGGCAAAGGCAAGATTCAGTTTCTGAAACTGCGTGACGGCACGGGATTCGTGCAGGGCACGGTATTTAAGGGCGACGTGACCGAAGAAGTCTTTGAGGCCGCCAAACGGCTGACGCAGGAGCAGGCCGCCTGGATCACGGGCGAGGTGCGGGCCGACGAACGCGCTCCGGGCGGCGTGGAACTCAGCGTGCGTGAGGTAATGCCGATTGGCGAGAATCACGGTGAATACCCGATTACGCCCAAAGAACACGGCATCGAGTTTTTGATGGACAACCGCCATTTGTGGCTGCGGCACCGTCGCCCGTGGGCCGTGCTGCGGGTGCGCGACTGCGTACAGCGGGCCATCACCACGTTTTTTCACGGCGAGGGATTCGTGCGCTTCGACGCGCCGTTCTTTACGCCCAATGCCGCCGAGGACACCACAGAGCTGTTTGAAATAGATCTGTTTGGCGAGGACAAAGCTTACCTGAGCCAAACCGGGCAACTGCACGCCGAGGCCGGGGCGATGGCGTTCGGCAAGGTGTATACCTTTGGCCCCACCTTCCGCGCCGAAAAGAGCAAAACGCGCCGCCACCTGCTGGAATTCTGGATGATCGAGCCGGAAGTGGCCCCCAGCAACCATGAGCAGAATATGGCCCTGCAGGAGCGCATGATCAGCTTTATCGTGCGGCAGGTGCTGGCGGAATGTGCAGCAGAGCTGGAATTACTGGGCCGTGATGTGAGCCGCTTGCAGGGTGCGGCGGAGGGCAACTATCCCCGCGTGACGTACACCGAGGCGCTGGAGATCATTCGCACACGCATCGAGGCGGGCGACTTGCCCGACAACGTGCAGGCCGATGTGCAGCCCGTGGAATGGGGCGACGATCTGGGTGCGCCGCATGAAACCATCGTGGGCAGTGCCTTTGACCGCCCGGTGATGATCGAGAAGTACCCGGCGACGATCAAGGCCTTCTATATGCAGCCCGACCCCGAAGACCCACGCTTGGCTCTCTGTGACGACATGATCGCCCCCGACGGCTACGGCGAGATTATTGGTGGCAGTCAACGTATTCACGATTACGACTTGCTGAAAAGCCGGATCGAGGCGCAAGGATTGCCACTGGAAGCGTTCGAGTGGTACTTGGATTTGCGGCGGGTGGGCAGCGTGCCGCACGCGGGCTACGGTATGGGCCTAGAGCGCGTGATCGCATGGATAACGGGAATTGACCATATTCGTGAGGCGATTCCGTTTCCCCGGATGCTGACGCGGATGCGGCCTTGA
- a CDS encoding DUF1697 domain-containing protein, whose amino-acid sequence MAGAGVGRFVLLLRGINVGGHRRVPMADLRRVLSGLGLSDVQTYIQSGNAVFSSDRGEAELLPVIFTALQTEFGFPVAITLRTAAEFQALSSPYAAGKQTHVAFLSHTPEPERVAALQSQDFAPDLWTLIGRDLHLHYPNGTQAARLTHALIERVLNASATVRNWQTVEALTARIR is encoded by the coding sequence ATGGCTGGCGCTGGGGTTGGAAGGTTTGTCTTGCTCCTGCGCGGCATCAACGTAGGCGGGCATCGCCGCGTGCCGATGGCCGACTTGCGCCGTGTGCTGTCCGGTTTAGGCCTGAGCGACGTCCAAACCTACATTCAAAGTGGGAACGCCGTCTTCAGCAGCGACAGGGGAGAGGCGGAATTGCTGCCCGTCATTTTCACCGCTCTGCAAACAGAATTCGGCTTCCCCGTAGCCATCACCCTCCGCACCGCTGCCGAGTTTCAAGCTCTCTCCAGCCCATACGCGGCGGGCAAGCAGACCCATGTCGCCTTCCTCTCGCACACACCAGAGCCAGAGCGCGTGGCGGCCCTCCAATCCCAAGACTTCGCGCCCGATCTCTGGACACTCATCGGGCGTGATCTGCATCTGCATTACCCCAATGGGACCCAAGCGGCGCGGCTGACCCATGCCCTGATAGAACGGGTGCTCAATGCGTCTGCAACGGTGCGGAACTGGCAAACGGTGGAAGCCCTGACAGCACGCATCAGATAA
- the tpiA gene encoding triose-phosphate isomerase, translating to MKNLLALNWKMNKTPSEAQAWAEELKTQLTLGDAELAIMAPAINLQALSWFLKDSGVAIGGQDVSAHESGAYTGEISAAMLKDVGAKYAVVGHSERREYHGETDAVVATKAAQAQAGGLVPIVCVGEGLDVRERGEQVPYTLAQLRGSLAGVGADVVIAYEPVWAIGTGKTATAEDAEELAAAIRAELHTLYGEAAESIQILYGGSVKPDNIASICAKPNVNGALVGGASLKVADVVGMNDALK from the coding sequence ATGAAGAACCTACTCGCGCTGAACTGGAAGATGAACAAAACGCCCTCGGAAGCTCAGGCTTGGGCCGAGGAACTGAAAACCCAATTGACGCTAGGGGATGCCGAACTGGCGATCATGGCCCCGGCCATTAATCTGCAAGCCCTGTCGTGGTTCTTGAAAGATTCTGGCGTCGCCATCGGCGGTCAAGATGTCTCGGCGCACGAATCGGGCGCGTATACAGGCGAGATCAGCGCGGCGATGCTGAAGGATGTGGGGGCGAAATACGCCGTCGTGGGTCACAGCGAGCGGCGCGAGTATCACGGCGAAACCGACGCGGTGGTAGCGACCAAAGCAGCGCAGGCTCAGGCGGGCGGTTTGGTGCCGATTGTTTGCGTGGGCGAAGGACTAGATGTACGCGAACGCGGCGAGCAGGTGCCGTACACGTTGGCCCAGTTGCGCGGCAGTTTGGCGGGCGTGGGCGCGGACGTTGTGATCGCTTACGAACCCGTGTGGGCCATTGGCACGGGCAAAACCGCCACCGCTGAGGACGCTGAGGAATTGGCGGCGGCGATTCGTGCCGAGTTGCATACCCTCTACGGCGAGGCTGCCGAGAGCATCCAGATTTTGTACGGCGGCAGCGTGAAGCCTGACAATATCGCTTCTATTTGCGCCAAGCCGAATGTGAACGGCGCGTTGGTGGGCGGCGCGAGCCTGAAAGTGGCTGATGTCGTGGGGATGAACGACGCTCTGAAGTAA
- a CDS encoding NIPSNAP family protein, whose amino-acid sequence MLRYELKAGREADFETYGRKWITLVNRFGGQHHGYFMPSEGASDVAYALFTFPSLAAYETYRAASAADPVCQALFKELPALMHRYDRTFLRPVLDGMEPQ is encoded by the coding sequence TTGTTACGCTATGAACTGAAGGCGGGGCGGGAAGCTGACTTTGAGACCTACGGGCGCAAGTGGATCACGCTCGTGAACCGGTTCGGCGGGCAGCATCACGGGTATTTCATGCCCTCCGAGGGCGCGAGCGACGTGGCCTACGCGCTGTTCACCTTTCCCAGCCTTGCCGCGTATGAGACGTACCGGGCAGCGTCGGCTGCCGATCCGGTCTGTCAGGCCCTTTTTAAAGAATTGCCTGCGCTGATGCACCGCTATGACCGCACCTTTTTAAGACCCGTCCTAGACGGAATGGAGCCCCAATGA
- a CDS encoding phosphoglycerate kinase, producing MQTLDSLNVSGKRVLVRVDYNVPLKDGVVQDDTRITSSLPTIQALLDGGASVVLMSHLGRPKGGPEAKYSLKPVAEALEKVLKRDVRFIGSLPSSDETLNDVQEMQPGDVALLENVRFEAGEEKNDAALSEKLARLGDAFVLDAFGSAHRAHSSVSGVAAHLPHAGGTLLAAEVVALSKLLHEPERPYVVIIGGAKVSDKLLVIENLLPVVDRMLIGGGMAYTFVKAQGGKIGKSIHEDDFLDKARELLGKYGDKIVLPTDTLAGDSFSAEANTRVVPTADIPDDWEGMDIGPDSQKAFTEALQGAKTVFWNGPMGVFEFAAFASGTNAIAKAVADLGPDTYSVIGGGDSVSAINKSGQADRVSHISTGGGASLELLEGKALPGVEAMK from the coding sequence ATGCAAACACTGGATTCACTGAACGTTTCAGGCAAGCGCGTGCTGGTGCGCGTGGATTACAACGTGCCCCTCAAAGACGGCGTGGTGCAAGACGATACCCGCATCACCTCTAGCCTGCCCACCATTCAGGCGCTCTTAGACGGCGGCGCGAGCGTGGTGCTGATGAGCCACTTGGGACGCCCCAAAGGTGGCCCGGAAGCCAAATACAGCCTGAAGCCAGTGGCCGAGGCGCTGGAAAAGGTGCTGAAGCGCGACGTGCGGTTTATTGGCAGCCTGCCCAGCAGCGACGAAACCCTGAACGACGTGCAGGAAATGCAGCCGGGTGATGTGGCCCTGCTGGAAAATGTGCGCTTTGAGGCGGGCGAGGAAAAGAACGACGCGGCCCTGTCGGAGAAGTTAGCGCGTTTGGGCGACGCTTTCGTGCTGGACGCCTTTGGGAGCGCACACCGCGCTCATTCGTCAGTCAGCGGTGTGGCGGCGCACTTGCCCCATGCAGGCGGAACCCTGCTGGCCGCCGAAGTGGTGGCCCTCAGCAAGCTGCTGCACGAGCCGGAGCGTCCGTATGTAGTCATTATCGGCGGCGCGAAAGTCTCCGATAAACTCTTGGTCATCGAAAACCTGTTGCCGGTGGTAGACCGCATGCTGATCGGCGGCGGCATGGCCTACACGTTCGTGAAAGCGCAGGGCGGCAAGATCGGCAAGAGCATTCACGAGGACGACTTTTTGGACAAGGCGCGTGAACTGCTGGGCAAATACGGCGACAAGATCGTGCTGCCCACCGATACGCTGGCGGGCGACAGCTTCAGCGCCGAGGCCAATACCCGCGTCGTGCCCACCGCCGACATTCCCGACGACTGGGAAGGCATGGACATCGGCCCCGACAGCCAGAAGGCGTTTACGGAGGCCTTGCAGGGAGCCAAAACCGTGTTCTGGAACGGGCCGATGGGTGTGTTCGAGTTCGCGGCCTTTGCCAGCGGCACCAACGCTATTGCCAAAGCGGTGGCCGACTTGGGGCCAGACACCTACAGCGTTATCGGCGGCGGCGACAGCGTCAGCGCCATCAACAAGAGTGGGCAGGCAGACCGCGTGAGCCACATCAGTACCGGCGGCGGTGCAAGCTTGGAACTGCTGGAAGGCAAGGCACTACCGGGCGTGGAGGCGATGAAATAG
- the gap gene encoding type I glyceraldehyde-3-phosphate dehydrogenase, with translation MKVGINGFGRIGRLVFRNLVERGVEVVAINDLTDNKTLATLLKYDSTAGRFNGTVEYDDTSLTVNGKKIQGLAERDPAAIPWGELGADIVIESTGIFTDRAGASKHIQGGAKKVIITAPAKNEDISIVLGVNEQDYDPANHHIISNASCTTNSLGAPMKLLDEAFGIEKAIMTTVHSYTNDQRILDLPHSDLRRARAAAVNIIPTSTGAAKAVSQVYPALKGKFDGTSLRVPTPVGSISDVVVIVGREVTVAEVNDVFRKAAEGSHKGIISYTEDPIVLQDIVGDPHSAIIDGGLTMTMGNLIKFFSWYDNEWGYSNRIADLVQLVQEKG, from the coding sequence ATGAAGGTAGGCATCAACGGGTTTGGCCGCATTGGCCGTCTGGTCTTCCGCAATCTGGTGGAACGCGGCGTGGAAGTCGTCGCCATCAACGACCTCACCGACAACAAGACGCTGGCGACCCTCCTGAAGTACGACTCCACCGCCGGACGCTTCAACGGCACCGTGGAGTATGACGACACCAGCCTCACCGTGAACGGTAAGAAGATTCAGGGACTGGCCGAGCGCGACCCCGCCGCCATTCCTTGGGGCGAATTGGGCGCAGACATCGTGATCGAGTCCACCGGCATCTTTACAGACCGCGCCGGAGCCAGCAAGCACATTCAGGGCGGCGCGAAGAAAGTCATTATTACCGCTCCTGCCAAGAACGAAGATATTTCTATCGTGCTGGGCGTGAACGAGCAGGACTACGATCCCGCCAACCATCACATCATCTCTAACGCCAGCTGCACCACCAACAGCCTCGGCGCGCCCATGAAGCTCCTTGATGAAGCGTTCGGCATCGAGAAAGCCATCATGACCACCGTCCACAGCTACACCAACGATCAGCGCATCTTGGATTTGCCTCACAGCGATCTGCGCCGCGCCCGTGCTGCCGCCGTGAACATCATTCCCACCAGCACCGGGGCGGCCAAGGCCGTGTCTCAGGTCTACCCCGCCCTGAAGGGCAAGTTCGACGGAACCTCGTTGCGCGTGCCTACGCCCGTCGGTTCCATCAGCGACGTAGTGGTCATCGTGGGCCGTGAAGTGACCGTAGCCGAAGTGAACGACGTGTTCCGCAAAGCCGCCGAAGGCAGCCACAAGGGCATCATCTCGTACACCGAAGACCCTATCGTGCTTCAGGACATCGTGGGCGACCCCCACAGCGCCATCATCGACGGCGGCCTGACCATGACCATGGGCAACCTGATCAAGTTCTTCTCGTGGTACGACAACGAGTGGGGCTACTCCAACCGCATCGCGGACTTGGTGCAACTCGTTCAGGAAAAAGGCTAA